One stretch of Ipomoea triloba cultivar NCNSP0323 chromosome 8, ASM357664v1 DNA includes these proteins:
- the LOC116027935 gene encoding uncharacterized protein LOC116027935, translated as MIFPLFGGNQTFNPRRSMDMGVQILEIGIGVGIRGGRRQRRGSEILVGRREAEEGPKRARRLSRSGLQAMYWHKSVETFATPTTNFENGGVHCVVVLDCNRGGGSRFRHYLTTVRDVQYCIREAFNATEVGGGKRVNEANNRLSKMGEQNVKCLICPHISRLRRRRLTGGLGQVKFEKMRMTKG; from the exons ATGATATTTCCTCTATTTGGGGGCAATCAAACATTCAACCCTAGGAGATCAATGGATATGGGGGTGCAAATCCTCGAGATCGGAATCGGAGTCGGAATCCGAGGAGGAAGACGACAGAGAAGAGGAAGTGAGATATTGGTCGGGAGAAGGGAAGCAGAAGAAGGCCCAAAGAGAGCGAGGCGGCTGAGCCGTTCCGGGTTGCAAGCTATGTATTGGCACAAATCTGTTGAAACATTCGCCACACCCACCACCA ATTTCGAAAATGGTGGAGTCCATTGCGTCGTCGTTCTGGACTGCAATCGCGGCGGAGGATCCAGGTTCCGTCACTACCTGACCACCGTCCGAGATGTGCAATACTGCATTCGCGAAGCCTTCAACGCAACCGAGGTCGGAGGCGGAAAGAGAGTGAACGAAGCTAACAATCGGCTGAGCAAAATGGGAGAGCAAAATGTAAAATGTCTTATTTGCCCTCACATTTCACGGCTCAGACGGAGAAGATTAACGGGAGGACTAGGGCAggtcaaatttgaaaaaatgaggATGACGAAAGGttga
- the LOC116027931 gene encoding hsp70 nucleotide exchange factor FES1 isoform X2, giving the protein MWRLISLTLAAAILVTSATAALMARPEDLNQSTGVGTHGILWPDTADEADEGDLIPGTEDELHGGFSSLEGMLQWAIGHSDPAKLKETAKEVRKLSPEELKGRQIELQEFMEKHKLPSDAKLMQIAIDDLKNSSMSLEDRFRALYELLELVEPIDNANDLHKLGGLTVVIGELYHSATEVRALAAEVIGKASQNNPRVQKQVLELGAMAILVKMAKSCSVEEVTKALYAISALVRNNLDGQELFYQEAGYSMLQDILNNSTLDIRLHRKSVSLIADLAECQLGSENREELPIFSNRFFLKSVVDLVMSSDLDLQEKALYAIRNLLLLRSTEGLVFKDFCKLDLLLERMRQQLQQLMVDENHREYAMDVESLRQEVQQTFIQKLDKATKVPT; this is encoded by the exons ATGTGGCGATTGATTTCACTAACACTAGCAGCAGCTATATTAGTGACGTCGGCAACGGCGGCGCTAATGGCAAGACCAGAAGATCTTAATCAGTCAACGGGAGTGGGAACGCATGGGATTCTCTGGCCTGACACAGCGGATGAGGCAGATGAGGGAGACCTTATTCCTGGGACCGAGGACGAGCTCCATGGCGGCTTTTCTTCCTTAGAGGGGATGTTGCAGTGGGCAATAg GGCATTCTGATCCAGCAAAATTGAAGGAAACAGCAAAAGAGGTTCGAAAGTTGTCTCCTGAGGAGCTAAAGGGCCGTCAGATAGAATTACAG GAATTTATGGAGAAACATAAATTGCCATCAGATGCAAAGTTAATGCAGATTGCAATAGATGACTTGAAAAATTCATCCATGTCTTTGGAGGATAGATTCCGTGCTCTCTATGAGCTGTTGGAGCTTGTTGAGCCAATAGATAATGCAAATG ACCTGCACAAACTCGGAGGCCTTACTGTGGTTATTGGAGAACTTTATCATTCAGCGACAGAAGTAAGGGCTCTTGCAGCAGAGGTTATTGGCAAGGCCAGTCAAAATAACCCAAGAGTGCAGAAACAG GTGCTTGAACTTGGAGCTATGGCGATCCTTGTGAAGATGGCAAAGTCATGTTCTGTTGAGGAAGTTACAAAAGCACTCTATGCTATTTCAGCCTTAGTTAGAAATAACTTAGATGGCCAAGAGCTATTTTATCAGGAAGCTGGTTATTCTATGCTTCAG GATATTCTAAACAATTCAACTTTAGACATAAGGTTACACAGGAAATCAGTATCTCTTATTGCTGACTTGGCTGAATGCCAACTAGGAAGTGAAAATAGAGAGGAGCTGCCTATTTTCAGCAACCGTTTCTTCTTGAAGTCTGTGGTTGATCTAGTAATGTCAAGTGACCTTGATCTCCAGGAGAAG GCCCTTTATGCAATAAGAAACTTGTTGCTGCTAAGATCGACTGAAGGTCTGGTTTTCAAGGACTTCTGCAAATTGGATCTGTTACTTGAGAGGATGAGACAGCAGTTGCAGCAACTTATGGTAGATGAAAATCACAGAGAGTATGCAATGGACGTGGAAAGTCTTCGGCAAGAAGTGCAGCAGACCTTTATTCAGAAACTGGATAAG GCTACTAAAGTTCCCACATGA
- the LOC116027665 gene encoding phosphatidylinositol/phosphatidylcholine transfer protein SFH6-like codes for MAMPETFEQFARPSHDGSSGNEGDNQSDFGISEEERKKRIRVLKMKAKKVSGKVKNSFKKKSRTRNDHGSSIPVDDDWEKEVVEAVSTFREVLIMENLLPRKHDDYHELLRFLKARKFDIEKAKKMWVNMLQWRQDFGTDTIMEDFDFRERNEMLQCYPQGYHGVDKAGRPIYIERLGKLNVDKLLEVTTLDRYIKYHVQEFEKSLTIRFPACTKAAQRHIDSSLTILDVEGVVLKNLTKPMREFIMELQKIDNDIYPETLGQMFIINAGPGFRLLWNVLKPFIDPYTASKIHVLDNSYRSKLLEVINGSELPEFLGGSCSCAKDGGCLRADKGPWRDQSLS; via the exons ATGGCAATGCCGGAGACGTTTGAACAATTTGCAAGGCCAA GTCATGATGGATCCTCAGGTAATGAGGGTGATAACCAGTCAGATTTTGGAATATCTGAGGAggagaggaagaagagaattagGGTGTTGAAGATGAAAGCGAAAAAGGTGTCTGGAAAAGTTAAGAATTCTTTTAAGAAGAAAAGCAGGACAAGAAATGATCATGGAAGTTCTATTCCCGTAGACGATGACTGGGAAAAGGAAGTAGTGGAGGCTGTGAGTACATTCCGGGAAGTACTGATCATGGAGAACTTGCTTCCTAGGAAGCACGATGATTATCACGAATTGTTGAG ATTCTTGAAAGCCAGAAAGTTTGACATTGAGAAGGCAAAGAAAATGTGGGTCAACATGCTTCAATGGAGGCAAGATTTTGGGACTGACACTATTATGGAG GATTTTGACTTTAGAGAACGAAATGAAATGCTGCAGTGCTATCCCCAGGGCTACCATGGAGTTGATAAGGCAGGGAGACCTATTTATATTGAAAGGTTAGGAAAACTGAATGTGGACAAGCTTTTAGAAGTAACTACCCTGGATCGGTATATTAAATACCATGTTCAGGAGTTTGAGAAGTCGCTTACAATTAGATTTCCTGCCTGCACTAAAGCTGCACAACGGCATATAGATTCGAGTTTGACAATTTTAGATGTTGAAGGAGTG GTATTAAAGAACCTGACCAAACCAATGCGAGAATTTATTATGGAGTTGCAGAAGATTGATAATGACATTTATCCTGAA ACACTTGGCCAAATGTTTATCATAAATGCCGGTCCTGGATTTAGGCTTCTATGGAATGTACTCAAGCCTTTTATTGACCCTTATACTGCTTCAAAGATTCAT GTTCTTGACAACAGTTACAGAAGCAAATTGCTTGAAGTAATTAACGGAAG TGAGTTGCCAGAATTTTTAGGTGGCAGCTGTAGCTGTGCTAAGGACGGAGGCTGTCTGAGGGCAGACAAAGGGCCGTGGAGGGATCAATCCTTATCATAG
- the LOC116027931 gene encoding hsp70 nucleotide exchange factor FES1 isoform X1, protein MWRLISLTLAAAILVTSATAALMARPEDLNQSTGVGTHGILWPDTADEADEGDLIPGTEDELHGGFSSLEGMLQWAIGHSDPAKLKETAKEVRKLSPEELKGRQIELQEFMEKHKLPSDAKLMQIAIDDLKNSSMSLEDRFRALYELLELVEPIDNANDLHKLGGLTVVIGELYHSATEVRALAAEVIGKASQNNPRVQKQVLELGAMAILVKMAKSCSVEEVTKALYAISALVRNNLDGQELFYQEAGYSMLQDILNNSTLDIRLHRKSVSLIADLAECQLGSENREELPIFSNRFFLKSVVDLVMSSDLDLQEKALYAIRNLLLLRSTEGLVFKDFCKLDLLLERMRQQLQQLMVDENHREYAMDVESLRQEVQQTFIQKLDKQATKVPT, encoded by the exons ATGTGGCGATTGATTTCACTAACACTAGCAGCAGCTATATTAGTGACGTCGGCAACGGCGGCGCTAATGGCAAGACCAGAAGATCTTAATCAGTCAACGGGAGTGGGAACGCATGGGATTCTCTGGCCTGACACAGCGGATGAGGCAGATGAGGGAGACCTTATTCCTGGGACCGAGGACGAGCTCCATGGCGGCTTTTCTTCCTTAGAGGGGATGTTGCAGTGGGCAATAg GGCATTCTGATCCAGCAAAATTGAAGGAAACAGCAAAAGAGGTTCGAAAGTTGTCTCCTGAGGAGCTAAAGGGCCGTCAGATAGAATTACAG GAATTTATGGAGAAACATAAATTGCCATCAGATGCAAAGTTAATGCAGATTGCAATAGATGACTTGAAAAATTCATCCATGTCTTTGGAGGATAGATTCCGTGCTCTCTATGAGCTGTTGGAGCTTGTTGAGCCAATAGATAATGCAAATG ACCTGCACAAACTCGGAGGCCTTACTGTGGTTATTGGAGAACTTTATCATTCAGCGACAGAAGTAAGGGCTCTTGCAGCAGAGGTTATTGGCAAGGCCAGTCAAAATAACCCAAGAGTGCAGAAACAG GTGCTTGAACTTGGAGCTATGGCGATCCTTGTGAAGATGGCAAAGTCATGTTCTGTTGAGGAAGTTACAAAAGCACTCTATGCTATTTCAGCCTTAGTTAGAAATAACTTAGATGGCCAAGAGCTATTTTATCAGGAAGCTGGTTATTCTATGCTTCAG GATATTCTAAACAATTCAACTTTAGACATAAGGTTACACAGGAAATCAGTATCTCTTATTGCTGACTTGGCTGAATGCCAACTAGGAAGTGAAAATAGAGAGGAGCTGCCTATTTTCAGCAACCGTTTCTTCTTGAAGTCTGTGGTTGATCTAGTAATGTCAAGTGACCTTGATCTCCAGGAGAAG GCCCTTTATGCAATAAGAAACTTGTTGCTGCTAAGATCGACTGAAGGTCTGGTTTTCAAGGACTTCTGCAAATTGGATCTGTTACTTGAGAGGATGAGACAGCAGTTGCAGCAACTTATGGTAGATGAAAATCACAGAGAGTATGCAATGGACGTGGAAAGTCTTCGGCAAGAAGTGCAGCAGACCTTTATTCAGAAACTGGATAAG CAGGCTACTAAAGTTCCCACATGA
- the LOC116027734 gene encoding cytochrome b-c1 complex subunit Rieske-4, mitochondrial-like, with protein MLRVAGRRLSSLSSSSWRSVAQTYPAIVPRNSLAASDDSYNQMSQRSVSPSLGFTVLDQIRGFSSGSLVAAQEVGLPAGLPATVTAIKNPTSKIVYDEHNHERYPPGDPSKRAFAYFVLTGGRFVYASLVRLLILKFVLSMSASKDVLALASIEVDLSSIEPGTTVTVKWRGKPVFIRRRTDDDIKLANSVDVGSLRDPQQDAERVKNPEWLVVVGVCTHLGCIPLPNAGDFGGWFCPCHGSHYDISGRIRKGPAPYNLEVPTYSFLDENKLLIG; from the exons ATGCTGAGAGTAGCAGGGCGGCGGCTGTCTTCTCTGTCGTCATCTTCATGGCGGTCGGTTGCGCAAACCTATCCGGCCATCGTTCCAAGAAATTCGCTCGCGGCTTCTGATGATTCGTACAATCAGATGTCCCAGAGATCCGTTTCGCCATCCCTCGGCTTTACGGTTCTGGATCAAATCAGAG GGTTTTCATCTGGTTCTCTTGTCGCAGCACAAGAAGTGGGTTTACCTGCAGGTCTTCCTGCCACAGTGACTGCAATCAAGAATCCCACCTCAAAGATTGTCTATGATGAGCACAACCATGAACGTTATCCCCCTGGTGATCCCAGCAAACGTGCATTTGCTTACTTTGTTTTGACAGGAGGCAGGTTTGTATATGCCTCATTGGTACGTCTCTTGATACTTAAGTTTGTTCTGAGCATGTCGGCTAGTAAGGATGTACTCGCCCTTGCCTCGATTGAGGTTGACCTGTCCAGCATTGAGCCTGGAACAACTGTTACAGTTAAGTGGCGTGGGAAGCCCGTGTTTATTAGGCGTAGAACTGATGATGACATCAAATTGGCAAATTCTGTTGATGTTGGTTCTCTCCGTGACCCACAACAAGATGCTGAGAGGGTTAAGAATCCTGAGTGGCTTGTGGTCGTTGGGGTTTGCACTCATCTAGGGTGCATACCCTTACCAAATGCTGGAGACTTTGGTGGCTGGTTTTGCCCATGCCATGGTTCCCACTACGACATCTCTGGCAGGATTCGCAAAGGACCTGCACCCTACAATCTAGAGGTGCCGACCTACTCCTTCTTGGATGAGAACAAGTTGCTTATTGGTTAA